The DNA segment CTTCGGCCCCACCTCGAACGACGAGCCGTCCGCCGGATCCTTGATCAGGTGCACGGTGGCCGGACCGCGCAGCAGGGGCGCGCTGAGCAGGATGTCCGGCCGCAGCCGGGGCCGGTGCGTGAAGACGTCGGGTCTCATGAGAGGGCCTCCGACGCGGCTCCCGTGCCGGAGCGCAGTACCCGCCCGAGGATGTGGGAGAGATACGCCTCGTCGCGGATCGTCACATGCAGCCGGTTGTTCGTCATGTGCATGTACGGCGAGAGGAGCAGCGGCAGGGCGAGCGCCGGGTCGGTGACCTGCTCGTCGCGGGTGCCGTCCCAGGACCGGAAGACCAGTTCGCCCGCCTCGGCCAGTGCGACCGCCTTCTGCCGCAGCTCCAGGCAGTGCGCCGCCCAGCCGCGCAGAAACGCGGGCAGCCGGTCGAGCCGCCTCGCGGCGACGGCCCGGCGTATCTCGTCGAAGCGGCGGCCCAGCCGGGGTGCCATCTCGGCGTAGCTGCGGTCGTACTCCGAGGAACCGATGAAGCCCGTGCCCGGGAAAGCTCGGTGCCAGAACTCGTAGTACCGCTCCAGATAGTCGGCGAGGTCGTCCTCGTCGGGCAGGAAGCAGCCCGCCATCACCATCATCAACTGGGCCGACGTGCCGAGCAGTACGGTCCTCAGGTGCAGGTTCATCGAGCCCAGCGCCTCGATGACCAGATCGCTGGAGTGCGCGAAGTGCCACTCCGCCAGCGCGACTCCGGCCGGCCCGCCGTACTTGCCGTACTCCGGCTCGTACGGCTCGTAGGAACGTGAGTTGTTCGGGCGCAGCCGCATCCGGCCGTCCTCGCCCATGAACTCCCCGCGGTCGCCCTCCGGGAACTCGATCTCGAAGAGGGCGTTGTAGAACTCGTTGAGGAACCCCGAGTCGACCTCGTACAGCGCCGGACGGCTGCGCAGGAACGTGTCTACGGCTTCCTCGGCCCGGCGGCGTACCTCGGCCGTCGTGTCCTCGCTCGCCGGCCGCAGCCGGAGCCGCACATGCGGGCCTTCCAGCCAGTAGTTGATGAAGAAGTGCCCGGCGAGCAGCCCGTCGCCGGTCAGGTCCCGGACCAGCGGGCCCACGCACTTCACCAGCAGGGGCTGCGGGTTGGCGGCGTAGAAGATGTGCATGGCCTGCCACGCGCCGGGGGTGGGGGGCAGATCGGTCATGAGGGGCTCTCCTCGAAACGGCTGTGTGAGGTGAAGGTCTCGACCGACAGCTCGGCCACGTGGCTGCCACGTTCGGAGACGACGTGCAGGCCGCTCTCCGCCGGGAGCATCTCGCGCAGCTCGATCCGGTCGTCCGGCGACTTGACCAGCGCCTCGAAGGCGGTGAGCGAGAGCGGGCTGTCGAAGTCGAGGTACTGCGGCTTGGCGCCCGCCCCGCCCCGGGGGCCGCTGGAGACGGTGGCGAAGACGCGGGCGGGCAGACCGTGAACGCGGCGCCAGCGACGCCAGGCCAGGAACGCCTCGTCGTCCGGCGTGCCGGCCGGCCGGCCGGGCAGCGCCGCGGCGGTCGTGGACCAGCCGCGCCGGGCGAGCACGAGGTTGCCGTGCCGCACACGGGGCCGGCGGGTGACGCCCTCGTGCGCCGGGCCGTGCGGGACACCGGCCCAGACGTCGAGCGGGGCCATCGAGGTGGGCGACAGAAGAAGCAGTGTGCGCGGGGTCTCGGGGAGGGCGAGCGGCACCAGATAGCCGAGGTACACCGGGATCACCTCACGGCCGAGCCGCTCGGAGCGCAGCAGCAGCCGGTCCTCGTCCTCGTCGTGTTCGAGGCGGAGGTCCTCCAGGTGGATACGGCGGTCCTCGGGGACGCTGCTCGACTCGCCGGGGCAGACGATCTGGTACTCGGTCAGGCGTCCGTGCAGGTTGAGGTTGGTCGTCACCGGCCCGCCGGTCAGCTCGGCGAGCACGGCTCCGGGCGGTGTCAGCCGGGTGGCCTGCTCCCGGAGCGGTTCGGAGAGGCCGGGGCCGGCCGGCTCGTCCCAGACGTGCGTGAACCGGCTGAACGGGAACGACAGTCCGCCGTAGGAGCGATTGAGCACCATCAGCGGCTCACCGCCCTCCGTGGTGAGCTGGAGGTGGTGGCTCTGGGGGGTGAACGGGGCCCGCAGGCCGTCCAGTTCGGCCGCCACCTCGTCGAGGTGCGCGTCGTCCAGCACGACGTCCGTCTCCCCGGTGTGCCCGGCCCACAGTGCGCGCATCCGGTCGATGAACGTCCGGCGGGCCCGGTCCAGGGACTTGATCTCCGCCAGCCCGAGCCAGTTCTCCTCAGGCACGTACTCGCCCCGCGCGTCGAACGGGGACCGCTTGGCGGTGAAGGAGAGGTACTGGTCGAAGAAGTCCTCGTGGAAGTCGTGCACGAGACCGAGCAGGTCGTCGCAGCGGCCGCCCTTGCCGTAGCGGGCCAGGAAGAACCCCTTGAACGTCACCCGCTGAGGGAGCGTCAGGTCGAAGGCCGGCAGGATCCGCTCCACCGAGCGCAGCGCGCCGCCGTCCGTGCCGGTCCAGGCGCCCAGCCCGCAGGACACGTCATCGCCGGCGTCGGCGTCCTCGTAGAGCAGGGTCTGCGGCAGGGACGGCTCCTCGACGCCCAGCAGCTTCTGGGCCCCGCCCAGAGCGGCGCGCAGCCCGCGCAGCAGCCGCGCCCGTCCGGCCGTGTCCCCGTGCGGGTAGGCGTCGATCAGTTCGGCCGCGGGATCCAGCTCTCCGGCAAGGTCATGAGCCCACGGCCGGTCCAGTGCCCGCAGCGCGTCCTGGAAGGAGCGCAGCGGGTCGGCGGTGTGCACGTCGGTGTCCAGGCACGGGACACGGATCATGCCGAGCTGGAGCAGCGCCGACACGTACGTCTCGCTCAGCGAGGCGTCGGCGTCGTACTCGGCGCACAGCCACTCGACCACCTCGCCGTAGCGCAGGTCCCGTTCGCTCAGCAGGGCGATGAGCCGGTCGAGCGTACCGCTGCGGCGCAGGAAGAACAGCCGGTCCTTGACCGCGTCGAAGGTGACCGCCGCGTCGTCGTCGCCGGTCGTGACCCAGCGCCGCACGTACCGCACCCGCTGATCGTCGCTGCCCCACCCGGACGCGAGCCGCACCGGCAGGTCGGCGCGCAGCGCGGGAGAGGCGAGGATCTGCTCCGCGCACCGCGCAAGGACCACGACGTTCAGCCGCACCCGCCCCCGCCACTCGGCGCGCAGCGCAATCGACGGGTCGTCGCCGTCGCCGAACGTGCCTAGGGCGATACCCGTGAACGTGCTGAACGGGCTGGTTTTGCAGGCCGTCCGGTACAGGTAGGACAGCACCGAACGCTCGATCTTCCGCAGCCGCTTGTCCGGCCGTTCACCCACGCCGAGCCGCACATACGACTCCAGCCGGCCTTCGAGCGTCGGGGACGCGAGCAACAGCCCGTGCCGCAGCCGGCCCTCGTCGAGCAGCGCCCGCAACACGCCCCGTGTCCCGGCGAGTTCGTCGCCCAGCAGTGTGGCCCCCCGGCGGTGCAGCACGTCGAGCGCCCGCCTCCCCTCCAGCCACTGCCCGGTCCGCTCGGCCACGGCCGGGTCCAGCGCCTCGATGAAGTCGAGTGCGGGCAAGTCGCCCTTCGGTAGACGGTTGTTGAAGATGTCCCGACGCAGCGCCAGCAGATGCCGGCGGCGGCCATCCTCGGGGAAGAACCGGTCGGCGGCCGGGACGAGCGCGTGCAGTACGTCGCTCAGCTCCCGGCCCCGCTCCAGCAGCTCCTCCTCGGCGGCCAGCACCTCGTCGGCCCAGCGGACGGTGTCGGGGCAGCGCAGGGCACGGACGGACTCGACGGGCAGTCCGGCGACCCGCAGAAGGAAGCGGTGTCCGGGCTGCCAGCTGGTTCTCGGTGTCACGGCGGCCCCCTGTCAGACGATCTCGGAGCGGAAGTCGGCAGGACACGGACGCTCGTTGCCGAGCAGCATGATCAGCAGCGGCGCCTCGCCGGAGTCCGTCAGCCCCAGCTCTTCGATGTACGAGATGGTGTCGAAACCGAGCGCCACACCGGCGCCCAGCCCGAGCGCCGCCGAGGCGGTGTAGAAGCTCTGCGCGATCGCCCCGACGGTGGCGTTGACCAGCCGGTAGCCCCGGTCGCCGACCGCGTCCAGCACCGCCGTCGTACGCACGGTCGGCACGATGACGGCGCCGGACTGTTCGAGGTTGTAGTTGGACAGGAAGTAGTTGCGCTGCAGGAACGAGCCCGGCGCGCCGGGCGCCATCAGGTGCAGGGTGTGCGTGTCGGGCTCGTAGGCGTAGGCGCCCGGCGCGACGTCGTCGACATGGTTGACGAACGCGTACAGCCGGGCCAGACGCGGGGTGCCGGCCGGTTCCGCGTCGCTGTCGAGCCGCGTCCCCGCGCAGGCCGCGAGTGTGGCGGCCAACTGAGTGGCCGTCACCGGGACCGTTGCGTCGAAGCGGCCGAAGCTGCTGCGCCGGGAGCGCAGGGCCGTACGGACGCTGACGTCCGGGAACTCGGCGGGCGGAAGGGCGATCGGGTCGGCGGTCGTGACCGGCGGGGCCGGCGCGCTGGAGCGGAGCGCCTCCGGCCCGGGCCGGACGGTGGCGTGCTCGGCGGTGGCGCGGTGGATCCGGCGCAGGGTCTCGAAGTCGAGGACGGTCCGGGACCGCTCCTGGTCACGCCGACGGACGGCCGCGCCCGGCGCCCCCGCCGACGTGCCCTCCGCCTCGGTACCGTCCCACAGCAGCGGAACGACTGCGAACAGCCCTTCCTCCTCCTCGCCCAGCCCCAGCAGCCGGGCCAGTCCCGCTTCGTCGAACCACAGCGCGGGGGCCACCCTCAGCCCGCGGGCCCGCGCCCAGACGCGCCAGGTCTGGAGCAGCGCGCCCACGTCCATGCTCACGGCGTGGAAGGAGAAGCTGTTGTATTTGAACGCGTTCTGCCAGTACTTGACGCCGAGCACCAGGAACTGGTCCGTCGCGGCCCCGTACGCCCCGAGCGCCGCGGCCACCTCCCCGCTCACGTCCCCGGCAAGCAGCCGCTGCATGGCGTGGCGCGGCGGTGAGTAGTAGTGCACGCCGGGCGTGAGCGGCCCCGACGGGCCGGAGATCCAGTAGATGCTCACCGGGTAGAGACCGCCGCCCGAGGCGGTGCCCCGGGACCAGTTGGCCTGCGTGTAGTGCGGGAGGGCACCGAGGTCGGTGTTGGCCTGGACGCCGAGACGGCGACCGGTCAGGCCGTAGGAGTCCAGCAGCATGCCGGAGAGCAGGGGCAGCGAGAAACGCCCCGCGTCCGGCATGTCGTCGGCCAGGAGGCCGGCCGTGACCGTGGCGTCGGCGGGGTAGGGCGCGTCGTGCAGCGGGAACGACTCGGCTCCCGGGTAGTACTTCTCCTTGCGCGGACGGTCCGCCCAGTCGGGCACGAAGTCGGCCGGCTCCATCGGGATCCGGCCCCGGTGCATGATGGCCGTCGCGTATTCATGGGCGTAGTCCATGGGACTCTCCTCTGAATGAAGGGATCGCGGGTCGTCAGGGGAAGGGATGCGGAGCCGGATTGAGGTCGGCGGCCTCCAGGTCCCGGTCGCGCAGGCGCGCCTCACGCAGAGCCGTACGCAGCCGCGGCATACCGAGAGCCCGCTGGCGCGACCAGCCGAAGTCGATCGGGAGCAGGCCGGGTACGAGGACGCTGAACGTGTGCAGTCCCAGCCGTCGTTGTTCGGGCAGCGTCTGGTCC comes from the Streptomyces sp. NBC_00443 genome and includes:
- a CDS encoding nitroreductase family protein translates to MDYAHEYATAIMHRGRIPMEPADFVPDWADRPRKEKYYPGAESFPLHDAPYPADATVTAGLLADDMPDAGRFSLPLLSGMLLDSYGLTGRRLGVQANTDLGALPHYTQANWSRGTASGGGLYPVSIYWISGPSGPLTPGVHYYSPPRHAMQRLLAGDVSGEVAAALGAYGAATDQFLVLGVKYWQNAFKYNSFSFHAVSMDVGALLQTWRVWARARGLRVAPALWFDEAGLARLLGLGEEEEGLFAVVPLLWDGTEAEGTSAGAPGAAVRRRDQERSRTVLDFETLRRIHRATAEHATVRPGPEALRSSAPAPPVTTADPIALPPAEFPDVSVRTALRSRRSSFGRFDATVPVTATQLAATLAACAGTRLDSDAEPAGTPRLARLYAFVNHVDDVAPGAYAYEPDTHTLHLMAPGAPGSFLQRNYFLSNYNLEQSGAVIVPTVRTTAVLDAVGDRGYRLVNATVGAIAQSFYTASAALGLGAGVALGFDTISYIEELGLTDSGEAPLLIMLLGNERPCPADFRSEIV
- a CDS encoding lantibiotic dehydratase C-terminal domain-containing protein; translation: MTDLPPTPGAWQAMHIFYAANPQPLLVKCVGPLVRDLTGDGLLAGHFFINYWLEGPHVRLRLRPASEDTTAEVRRRAEEAVDTFLRSRPALYEVDSGFLNEFYNALFEIEFPEGDRGEFMGEDGRMRLRPNNSRSYEPYEPEYGKYGGPAGVALAEWHFAHSSDLVIEALGSMNLHLRTVLLGTSAQLMMVMAGCFLPDEDDLADYLERYYEFWHRAFPGTGFIGSSEYDRSYAEMAPRLGRRFDEIRRAVAARRLDRLPAFLRGWAAHCLELRQKAVALAEAGELVFRSWDGTRDEQVTDPALALPLLLSPYMHMTNNRLHVTIRDEAYLSHILGRVLRSGTGAASEALS
- a CDS encoding lantibiotic dehydratase — protein: MTPRTSWQPGHRFLLRVAGLPVESVRALRCPDTVRWADEVLAAEEELLERGRELSDVLHALVPAADRFFPEDGRRRHLLALRRDIFNNRLPKGDLPALDFIEALDPAVAERTGQWLEGRRALDVLHRRGATLLGDELAGTRGVLRALLDEGRLRHGLLLASPTLEGRLESYVRLGVGERPDKRLRKIERSVLSYLYRTACKTSPFSTFTGIALGTFGDGDDPSIALRAEWRGRVRLNVVVLARCAEQILASPALRADLPVRLASGWGSDDQRVRYVRRWVTTGDDDAAVTFDAVKDRLFFLRRSGTLDRLIALLSERDLRYGEVVEWLCAEYDADASLSETYVSALLQLGMIRVPCLDTDVHTADPLRSFQDALRALDRPWAHDLAGELDPAAELIDAYPHGDTAGRARLLRGLRAALGGAQKLLGVEEPSLPQTLLYEDADAGDDVSCGLGAWTGTDGGALRSVERILPAFDLTLPQRVTFKGFFLARYGKGGRCDDLLGLVHDFHEDFFDQYLSFTAKRSPFDARGEYVPEENWLGLAEIKSLDRARRTFIDRMRALWAGHTGETDVVLDDAHLDEVAAELDGLRAPFTPQSHHLQLTTEGGEPLMVLNRSYGGLSFPFSRFTHVWDEPAGPGLSEPLREQATRLTPPGAVLAELTGGPVTTNLNLHGRLTEYQIVCPGESSSVPEDRRIHLEDLRLEHDEDEDRLLLRSERLGREVIPVYLGYLVPLALPETPRTLLLLSPTSMAPLDVWAGVPHGPAHEGVTRRPRVRHGNLVLARRGWSTTAAALPGRPAGTPDDEAFLAWRRWRRVHGLPARVFATVSSGPRGGAGAKPQYLDFDSPLSLTAFEALVKSPDDRIELREMLPAESGLHVVSERGSHVAELSVETFTSHSRFEESPS